One window of Alteromonas sp. LMIT006 genomic DNA carries:
- a CDS encoding 3TM-type holin encodes MSVFKRIPVVTTLLDTLGKRIDDLFTSDEERGDIATQQQKIALKQLVTQLKAQHTQLQINLQQTKHPSLFVAGARPAIIWIGAAGLAYEAIVRPLGTWLILQTLDLNAIMGPQALQNATPQQVQAILDFYALPGMNTELFLPIIFGVLGIGGFRTWEKINGKARDNLTPQHGEYELMAKVMLEKYQTELDTPPSAFISNPSISQFKAAQKDGTFVPQYYQYQPNDRAKGN; translated from the coding sequence GTGGTCACCACATTACTCGATACGTTGGGCAAACGCATAGATGACTTGTTCACGTCCGATGAAGAACGTGGTGATATTGCCACCCAACAACAAAAAATTGCCTTAAAACAACTGGTCACTCAACTCAAAGCGCAACACACTCAACTGCAAATCAATCTACAACAAACTAAGCACCCAAGTTTATTTGTCGCTGGGGCCAGACCCGCCATTATTTGGATTGGTGCTGCTGGGTTAGCGTATGAAGCCATCGTTCGCCCTTTAGGGACTTGGTTGATCTTACAAACATTGGATCTCAATGCCATTATGGGACCACAAGCTCTACAAAATGCGACACCACAGCAAGTGCAAGCGATATTGGATTTTTATGCATTACCCGGGATGAACACGGAATTGTTTTTGCCCATAATTTTTGGTGTCTTAGGCATTGGTGGCTTTCGGACATGGGAAAAAATCAACGGCAAAGCCCGTGATAATCTCACTCCACAACACGGTGAATATGAACTCATGGCCAAAGTTATGCTCGAAAAATACCAAACAGAACTCGACACACCACCCAGCGCATTCATATCAAATCCCAGTATTTCCCAATTTAAAGCTGCTCAGAAAGATGGTACATTTGTGCCACAATATTACCAATATCAGCCTAACGACAGGGCAAAAGGAAACTAG